A window from Nymphaea colorata isolate Beijing-Zhang1983 unplaced genomic scaffold, ASM883128v2 scaffold0587, whole genome shotgun sequence encodes these proteins:
- the LOC116245228 gene encoding LOW QUALITY PROTEIN: 2-oxoisovalerate dehydrogenase subunit beta 1, mitochondrial-like (The sequence of the model RefSeq protein was modified relative to this genomic sequence to represent the inferred CDS: substituted 3 bases at 3 genomic stop codons) produces MRLLRRLAFLESQTKLATAVETYNFAKDIPQSVTRTHWNLYQAVNSAIDIALETDPTYFCPXSRTKVFGEDVKFGGVFRCTHGLCERYGVDRVFNTPLSEQGILGFAIGLAVSGHTTIAEIQFGDYIFPAFDQIVNEAAKYRYRSGGQFECGSLTIRATWGAVGHGALYHSQSPXAYFAHTPGLKVVVPRDPIQAKGLLLASIRDPNPVLFFEPKALYRKSGDLVPVGDYNLALEKAEVLNEGKDITLIGYGNLMKTLXTVRTMAEKDGISCEIIDLQTIYPYDSETLVRSVSKTGRCIITHEAPSTCGIGGEISAMLQEKCFLSLRAPISRVTGYDTPFPLVQEPLYLPTEWKIYDKVKKLMNY; encoded by the coding sequence ATGAGATTGTTGAGGAGACTGGCCTTCTTGGAAAGCCAAACCAAACTGGCGACTGCGGTAGAGACGTACAACTTCGCCAAGGATATCCCGCAATCAGTTACACGCACACACTGGAATCTCTACCAGGCCGTCAACTCAGCCATCGATATTGCTCTGGAGACAGACCCCACGTATTTCTGCCCATAATCCAGAACTAAGGTGTTCGGCGAGGACGTGAAGTTCGGAGGAGTGTTCCGCTGCACCCACGGTCTCTGCGAGCGTTACGGAGTGGACCGAGTTTTCAACACCCCCCTTTCCGAGCAGGGAATTCTGGGATTTGCGATCGGACTGGCAGTGTCGGGCCACACCACCATCGCCGAGATCCAGTTCGGCGACTACATCTTCCCAGCCTTCGACCAGATCGTCAACGAGGCAGCCAAGTACAGGTATCGCTCTGGAGGCCAGTTCGAGTGTGGATCGCTGACCATCAGGGCCACTTGGGGAGCTGTCGGCCACGGCGCCCTCTATCACTCGCAATCCCCCTAAGCCTACTTCGCACACACTCCGGGACTGAAGGTGGTGGTTCCTAGAGATCCCATCCAAGCAAAGGGACTTCTACTCGCCTCCATCAGGGATCCTAACCCTGTCCTATTCTTTGAACCTAAGGCACTCTATCGTAAATCGGGAGACCTCGTGCCTGTGGGAGACTACAACTTGGCTCTTGAGAAAGCAGAAGTGCTCAACGAGGGCAAGGACATCACTCTAATCGGATACGGCAACCTCATGAAGACCCTCTAGACAGTGCGCACCATGGCGGAGAAGGACGGCATTTCCTGCGAAATCATCGACCTGCAGACCATCTACCCCTACGACTCCGAGACACTGGTGAGGTCAGTCAGCAAGACCGGCAGGTGCATCATCACCCACGAGGCGCCCAGCACCTGCGGCATCGGCGGCGAGATCTCGGCGATGCTGCAGGAGAAGTGCTTCCTGTCGTTGCGCGCCCCCATCTCGAGAGTGACCGGCTACGACACCCCCTTCCCGCTGGTGCAGGAACCGCTCTACCTGCCCACCGAGTGGAAGATCTACGACAAGGTCAAGAAGCTCATGAATTATTGA